From Synechococcus sp. A10-1-5-1, a single genomic window includes:
- a CDS encoding hyperconserved protein Hcp — protein sequence MELDLQPGDVVKVLESAALGWVRARVIRVKSGGRVVVQSDQGREFTARGNQVRLIEPAGFRP from the coding sequence ATGGAGTTGGATCTACAGCCCGGTGATGTCGTCAAGGTTCTGGAATCTGCCGCCCTCGGCTGGGTTCGTGCCCGGGTGATCCGCGTCAAATCCGGCGGTCGCGTGGTCGTCCAAAGCGATCAAGGCCGTGAGTTCACTGCCCGCGGCAATCAGGTCCGCCTGATCGAACCCGCCGGTTTCCGCCCCTGA
- the rplS gene encoding 50S ribosomal protein L19 translates to MAADSKDMTDEIKNEETQEAAGNEAATDSAVAVAEKPAAAKATVGKLSAHALMQAFEAEQIAKNPKELPDIYVGDTVRIGVRITEGNKERVQPFEGVIIAKRHGGLNETITVRRIFQGIGVERVFMIHSPQVASIKVERRGKVRRAKLFYLRDRVGKATRVKQRFDR, encoded by the coding sequence ATGGCAGCGGATTCCAAGGACATGACTGACGAGATCAAGAACGAAGAGACCCAGGAAGCCGCCGGCAACGAGGCTGCAACTGACTCCGCCGTGGCTGTGGCCGAAAAGCCTGCTGCTGCAAAAGCAACCGTGGGCAAGCTCAGTGCCCACGCTCTGATGCAGGCCTTCGAGGCCGAGCAGATCGCTAAGAACCCCAAGGAACTCCCCGACATCTATGTCGGTGACACCGTCCGGATCGGCGTTCGCATCACCGAGGGCAACAAAGAGCGCGTTCAGCCCTTCGAGGGCGTGATCATCGCCAAGCGCCACGGCGGCCTCAACGAGACCATCACCGTTCGCCGCATCTTCCAAGGGATCGGCGTTGAGCGCGTCTTCATGATTCACAGCCCCCAGGTGGCTTCCATCAAGGTGGAGCGTCGCGGTAAAGTGCGCCGGGCGAAGCTCTTCTATCTGCGCGACCGGGTGGGCAAAGCCACTCGCGTTAAGCAGCGCTTCGATCGCTGA
- a CDS encoding peptidase yields the protein MKATLAWMRRLHAALAPVVVLPLLLTVCSGMAYRLLKDWGGFGRDQVHWLMVLHEGEWLGPAAEPIYVLLNGLGLLWMLVTGSTLAIRRLWRLRPRDPGAP from the coding sequence ATGAAAGCGACCCTGGCCTGGATGCGACGGCTGCATGCCGCGCTGGCGCCCGTGGTGGTGCTTCCACTCCTGCTGACGGTCTGCAGCGGCATGGCCTACCGGCTGCTCAAAGACTGGGGGGGCTTCGGTCGAGACCAGGTGCACTGGCTGATGGTCTTGCACGAAGGGGAATGGCTGGGCCCAGCTGCTGAGCCGATTTACGTCCTGCTGAATGGCCTCGGTCTGCTATGGATGCTCGTGACGGGCTCCACCCTGGCGATCCGCCGGCTGTGGCGCCTTCGCCCCCGAGATCCGGGGGCACCCTGA
- the map gene encoding type I methionyl aminopeptidase, translating into MNLFADLLAATQKDQGQVPQSVATQTGPRIQKSRRGVEVKSAREIETMRQASRIVATVLREIMELAQPGMTTGDLDAHAEKRIREMGAVPSFKGYHGFPASICASINNEVVHGIPSNKRVIKAGDLVKVDTGAYFDGYHGDSCISLLVGEGASKEAQDLARVAQESLMKGLATVKAGSTLMDLAGAVQDHVEANGFAVVEDYTGHGVGRNLHEEPSVFNYRTRELPNMKLRPGMTLAVEPILNAGSKICRTLKDRWTVVTVDGSLSAQWEHTIVVTSDGCEILTDRDF; encoded by the coding sequence ATGAACCTCTTTGCTGATTTGCTGGCCGCCACGCAGAAGGATCAGGGTCAGGTGCCCCAGTCGGTGGCGACCCAGACCGGTCCTCGGATTCAGAAGAGCCGCCGGGGCGTTGAAGTGAAGAGCGCTCGCGAAATCGAGACGATGCGCCAGGCCAGCCGGATCGTGGCCACGGTCCTGCGCGAGATCATGGAGCTCGCCCAGCCGGGCATGACCACCGGCGATCTCGATGCCCACGCGGAAAAGCGGATTCGCGAGATGGGTGCGGTGCCCAGCTTCAAGGGCTACCACGGTTTTCCCGCCAGCATTTGTGCCTCCATTAACAACGAGGTCGTCCACGGCATCCCCAGCAACAAGCGGGTGATCAAGGCCGGAGACTTGGTCAAGGTCGACACCGGTGCCTACTTCGACGGCTACCACGGCGACAGCTGCATCAGCCTCTTGGTGGGCGAGGGGGCTTCAAAGGAGGCCCAGGACCTGGCGCGAGTCGCCCAGGAGTCCTTGATGAAGGGCCTGGCCACGGTGAAGGCCGGAAGCACCCTGATGGATCTGGCTGGTGCCGTTCAGGACCATGTCGAGGCCAACGGCTTTGCCGTGGTGGAGGACTACACCGGCCATGGCGTAGGCCGCAACCTGCACGAGGAGCCCTCAGTCTTCAACTACCGCACCCGGGAGCTTCCGAACATGAAGTTGCGGCCCGGGATGACCCTGGCGGTGGAGCCGATCCTCAATGCAGGAAGCAAGATCTGCCGCACCCTGAAGGATCGTTGGACCGTCGTGACCGTTGACGGCAGCCTTTCGGCCCAGTGGGAGCACACGATTGTGGTGACCAGCGACGGCTGCGAAATCCTGACGGACAGGGACTTCTAA
- a CDS encoding SDR family NAD(P)-dependent oxidoreductase: MAQAEAIAHRCMGLTRFQGRTVAITGASGSLGRALLLQLDAAGAQLIALTSSDQPLRLERSNGDPVPLEQVRWSVGQEQALSGVLARVDILLINHGVNCHGERSPDAIERSLEVNALSSWRLLEVFAQQDDGKTPREIWINTSEAEIQAALSPIYEISKRLQGQLLSLRSLDLASETFRIRRLVLGPFRSALNPIGLMSADFVAREILRQAHWGVGLVIVTPNPLTYLLMPLATLSRWAYFRVVSSRS; this comes from the coding sequence ATGGCGCAAGCTGAGGCCATCGCCCACCGCTGCATGGGACTGACGCGCTTTCAAGGTCGCACCGTTGCCATCACTGGAGCTAGCGGCAGCCTGGGGCGCGCCCTACTGCTGCAGCTGGATGCAGCCGGTGCTCAGCTGATTGCTCTGACCAGCAGCGATCAACCGCTGCGCCTGGAGCGCAGCAATGGTGACCCCGTACCCCTCGAGCAGGTGCGCTGGAGCGTCGGCCAGGAGCAGGCCTTGAGCGGCGTTCTGGCACGCGTCGACATTCTTCTGATCAACCATGGCGTGAACTGCCATGGCGAGCGCAGCCCCGACGCCATCGAGCGCTCATTGGAGGTCAATGCCCTGAGCAGCTGGAGGTTGTTGGAGGTGTTTGCCCAGCAGGACGACGGCAAGACTCCCCGCGAGATCTGGATCAACACCTCGGAAGCCGAGATCCAAGCCGCGCTTAGCCCGATCTATGAGATCAGCAAGCGACTTCAGGGCCAACTTCTTAGTCTGCGCAGCCTGGACCTGGCCAGTGAAACCTTCCGCATCCGCCGCCTGGTCCTGGGACCATTCCGATCAGCTCTCAATCCGATTGGATTGATGTCAGCGGATTTTGTCGCCCGGGAAATCCTGCGGCAGGCCCACTGGGGGGTGGGGTTGGTGATCGTGACCCCCAACCCCCTGACCTATCTCTTGATGCCCTTGGCCACCTTGAGCCGCTGGGCCTATTTCCGCGTGGTCAGCAGCCGGTCTTAG
- the ebsA gene encoding type IV pilus biogenesis protein EbsA, translating into MASACAILGAEDVAGMSAGLVALFAPYCQGSERPEELEQALETLARGSCSGVRQLKPDGQRPFRLSWTAGVAPLEPAQLQLVVEADPSRPSPALPGATYSCSVATSALVLWLMDRTGPEGARDLPDSFWQWLLLGLEPSPSPGTP; encoded by the coding sequence ATGGCCTCAGCTTGCGCCATCCTCGGTGCAGAGGACGTTGCTGGCATGTCGGCGGGGCTGGTGGCCTTGTTCGCTCCCTATTGCCAGGGGAGCGAGCGCCCGGAGGAGCTGGAGCAAGCGCTCGAGACCTTGGCCCGCGGCTCCTGCTCGGGGGTGCGTCAACTCAAGCCAGACGGACAGCGGCCCTTTCGCCTGAGCTGGACAGCGGGGGTGGCCCCACTGGAGCCAGCGCAGCTGCAGCTGGTGGTGGAGGCTGATCCGTCTCGCCCGTCGCCAGCGTTGCCGGGGGCGACATATTCCTGTTCTGTGGCCACCTCTGCGCTGGTGCTCTGGTTGATGGATCGCACGGGACCAGAGGGGGCGAGGGATCTGCCGGACAGTTTCTGGCAATGGTTGTTACTGGGTCTTGAACCCAGTCCAAGTCCCGGTACCCCTTAG
- a CDS encoding phosphotransacetylase family protein, which yields MVQGNAANHASPALLIGSCAPFSGKSAVVLGMARQLLQRGVKVRLGKPLADSADGSAPLIDDDVRFVGQILGLKGDQLVPSVHLKDAEAARARLLDGDLQPGAGFQQLQQQLQSSADDLTLMEASGSLNDGRLYGLSLAQVAQGLKAPVLLVHAWEDSSSVEPLLAARDQLGDLLAGVVLNGVPPAQVTALRSDVVPALERLGLPVLGVMPRSPLLRSVTVEELARRLDARTLCCPERHDLLVETLSIGAMNVNSAMEFFRRRRNMAVVTGADRTDIQLAALEASTQCLILTGAGDPLPQLISRAEELEVPLLKVDHDTLTTVGVIENAFGQVRLHESVKATYAFRLVEEHCDFERLFSRLRLPVAA from the coding sequence ATGGTCCAGGGCAATGCGGCGAATCACGCTTCCCCCGCCCTGCTGATCGGTTCCTGTGCGCCCTTTAGCGGCAAATCGGCGGTGGTGCTTGGCATGGCCCGCCAGCTGCTGCAGCGGGGGGTCAAGGTCCGGCTTGGTAAACCCCTGGCTGACAGCGCAGACGGGTCGGCCCCCTTGATTGACGACGATGTGCGCTTCGTTGGTCAGATTCTTGGTTTGAAGGGGGACCAGCTGGTTCCTTCGGTCCATCTCAAGGACGCAGAGGCGGCCCGCGCGCGCCTGTTGGATGGGGACCTTCAGCCCGGTGCGGGTTTTCAGCAGCTGCAGCAGCAACTGCAATCCTCTGCGGATGATCTGACCCTGATGGAGGCCTCGGGCAGCCTCAATGACGGTCGGCTCTATGGGCTGAGCCTGGCCCAGGTGGCGCAAGGTCTCAAGGCCCCTGTGCTCCTGGTTCATGCATGGGAGGACAGCAGCAGCGTCGAGCCGCTGTTGGCAGCCCGCGATCAGTTGGGAGATCTCCTGGCTGGAGTGGTTCTGAATGGCGTTCCCCCCGCTCAGGTCACAGCCCTGCGCTCCGATGTGGTCCCCGCGCTGGAGCGGTTGGGGTTGCCGGTGCTGGGGGTGATGCCCCGCTCGCCCCTCCTGCGCAGCGTCACCGTTGAGGAGCTGGCCCGCCGGCTCGATGCCCGCACCCTCTGCTGCCCGGAGCGGCACGATCTGCTGGTGGAGACCCTGTCCATTGGTGCCATGAACGTGAACTCCGCCATGGAGTTTTTCCGCCGCCGCCGCAACATGGCCGTGGTAACCGGCGCGGACCGCACCGATATTCAATTGGCGGCACTGGAGGCTTCAACCCAGTGTTTGATTCTCACGGGGGCTGGCGACCCACTTCCTCAGCTGATCTCCCGGGCGGAGGAACTTGAGGTTCCGTTGCTCAAGGTCGATCACGACACCTTGACCACCGTTGGTGTGATCGAAAATGCCTTCGGCCAAGTCAGGCTGCATGAATCGGTGAAGGCCACCTATGCCTTCCGGCTGGTGGAAGAGCATTGCGATTTTGAGCGACTTTTTAGTCGTCTACGACTGCCTGTTGCTGCATAA
- a CDS encoding DNA-protecting protein DprA: MTRSLDLPALDRIDTLAQELAMLQDRSKRRIAILGSRHVPVVSVHLVELVARSLAQEGHNLITSGSQGVNAAVIRGVLEIDPSRLTVLLPQSLDRQPKESRDQLDRVLHLVEKPENDELPLPMASSLCNQEIIRRCDQLICFAFHDSETLLTSCRTAEDMGKVVSLMYFD, from the coding sequence TTGACCCGGTCTCTCGATTTGCCTGCCCTCGACCGGATCGACACCCTGGCTCAAGAGCTGGCGATGCTTCAGGACCGGAGCAAGCGTCGCATCGCGATCCTCGGAAGTCGCCATGTTCCGGTGGTCTCGGTTCACTTGGTGGAGTTGGTGGCCCGCTCCCTCGCCCAAGAAGGGCACAACTTGATTACGTCGGGCTCCCAGGGCGTGAATGCGGCTGTGATTCGCGGCGTCCTTGAAATTGACCCGTCCCGCCTGACGGTGCTCCTGCCGCAAAGCCTTGACCGTCAACCCAAGGAGTCACGCGATCAGCTCGATCGGGTGCTGCATCTCGTCGAGAAACCTGAGAACGACGAGTTGCCGTTGCCAATGGCCAGCAGCCTTTGCAATCAGGAGATCATTCGCCGCTGCGATCAGCTGATCTGTTTCGCCTTTCACGACAGTGAAACCCTTCTGACGAGCTGCCGTACGGCTGAGGACATGGGCAAGGTGGTCAGCCTGATGTACTTCGACTGA
- a CDS encoding MAPEG family protein gives MHPAFAWSLFLSAGVVVSSLVPLGAARSKANFQLSDLAAPRAMAERLPDWGKRANWAHLNSFEAFTLYAPAALICLIAGVGSPVAIAAAWIYPALRLGYIAAYVANLPPVRSLCWAGAMTCAGLLYWEGLQAVIAAAN, from the coding sequence ATGCATCCCGCCTTTGCCTGGTCGCTCTTCCTCAGCGCCGGTGTTGTGGTCTCCAGCCTGGTCCCCCTCGGCGCAGCCCGCTCCAAGGCCAACTTCCAACTGAGCGACCTCGCCGCGCCCAGGGCCATGGCGGAGCGCCTGCCGGACTGGGGCAAGCGGGCCAACTGGGCACACCTCAATAGCTTCGAGGCCTTCACCCTCTATGCACCGGCAGCGTTGATCTGCCTGATCGCTGGGGTCGGCTCGCCGGTGGCGATCGCCGCCGCCTGGATCTATCCCGCCCTGCGACTGGGGTACATCGCCGCCTATGTCGCCAACCTGCCACCCGTTCGATCCCTCTGCTGGGCCGGTGCCATGACCTGCGCAGGCCTGCTCTATTGGGAGGGACTGCAGGCCGTCATCGCAGCAGCCAACTGA
- a CDS encoding YajQ family cyclic di-GMP-binding protein: MASSYSFDVVSDFDWQELVNTLDQVRRDVSTRYDLKDSGTEVDLEETSFTITTASDMSLQAVEDVLRQKATKRNLSLKIFDFQTPEPVGGNKVKQVVKLRKGLSQDLAKKLSKTIRDELKKVTVAIQGDALRVTGKSKDDLQAVIQLLKDQDVEVPLQFQNYR, from the coding sequence ATGGCCTCCAGCTACTCCTTCGACGTCGTCTCCGATTTCGATTGGCAGGAATTGGTGAACACCCTGGACCAAGTGCGCCGCGACGTTTCGACCCGCTACGACCTCAAGGATTCCGGAACTGAAGTGGACCTGGAGGAAACCAGCTTCACCATCACCACCGCGAGCGATATGTCACTGCAGGCGGTTGAAGATGTGCTGCGTCAGAAGGCGACCAAACGCAATCTCTCCCTGAAGATTTTTGATTTCCAAACCCCGGAGCCCGTGGGCGGAAACAAGGTCAAGCAGGTGGTGAAATTGCGCAAAGGCCTGAGCCAGGATCTTGCGAAAAAGCTCAGTAAAACCATTCGCGACGAGCTCAAAAAAGTCACCGTCGCCATTCAGGGTGATGCTCTGCGCGTGACGGGCAAAAGCAAAGATGATCTGCAGGCGGTGATTCAGCTGCTCAAGGATCAGGACGTGGAAGTGCCCCTGCAGTTCCAGAACTACCGCTAG
- a CDS encoding LysR substrate-binding domain-containing protein: protein MVDLETLAALDGLLWLRTGDAAAEKLSLSQPSISRRAKQAQTIFEVSSKKCDGEWDLLSDAPLLNAERRVHQLARWKGLAPLRLEAAYWWQPLITQPSPPGWMVGLCDIVGVPRNLELLRLGIVDAWIGAKPDVPENDDPEFCTLPLSAMPVHCVVAPNHPLLQHKQLSFNDLEGFPSLALPRGAYPQVEAALKAVGLWSSPVRMQRYDINRWEGRNEAELTIAYATAMTLDLLGGSLVKLPLTLPLESGDVLVCKREFAERPQVELLTERLREHVQELRQRWPEITPCG, encoded by the coding sequence TTGGTTGATCTGGAAACCCTGGCGGCGCTCGATGGCCTGCTCTGGCTCAGGACCGGTGACGCGGCTGCCGAGAAGCTGTCCCTCAGTCAACCAAGCATCTCCCGCCGCGCCAAGCAGGCCCAGACCATTTTTGAGGTCTCCAGCAAAAAATGCGATGGGGAGTGGGATCTACTGAGTGATGCCCCCTTGCTCAATGCCGAGCGCAGGGTGCATCAACTGGCGCGCTGGAAGGGACTAGCCCCCCTGCGGCTCGAGGCCGCCTATTGGTGGCAACCGCTCATCACCCAACCCAGCCCGCCAGGGTGGATGGTCGGGCTGTGCGACATCGTTGGCGTCCCACGCAACCTGGAGTTGCTGCGCCTGGGGATCGTCGACGCCTGGATTGGTGCCAAGCCGGACGTCCCAGAGAACGACGACCCCGAGTTCTGCACCCTGCCCCTCAGTGCCATGCCGGTGCACTGCGTGGTGGCCCCCAACCATCCGCTTCTGCAACACAAGCAGCTGAGCTTTAACGATCTCGAGGGCTTCCCCAGCCTGGCGCTCCCCCGCGGGGCCTATCCCCAGGTGGAGGCTGCACTCAAAGCGGTCGGACTCTGGTCCTCGCCCGTGCGAATGCAGCGCTACGACATCAACAGGTGGGAGGGCCGCAACGAAGCCGAACTCACGATCGCCTACGCCACAGCCATGACCCTGGACCTGCTGGGTGGAAGCCTGGTGAAACTTCCGCTCACGCTGCCGCTGGAGTCCGGGGATGTTTTGGTGTGCAAGCGGGAGTTCGCCGAAAGACCTCAGGTCGAGCTGTTAACGGAACGATTGAGGGAACACGTGCAGGAGTTAAGGCAACGCTGGCCAGAAATCACACCCTGCGGCTGA
- a CDS encoding hydantoinase B/oxoprolinase family protein yields the protein MTRSGWRFWIDRGGTFTDVVASSPVGALEVFKVLSEQPDQPGDPAVRVIRQCLGLSSPDQVIPPGLVAEVRLGTTVATNAFLERAGARTLLLINKGFADLLAIGDQHRPDLFALAIRRPQPLQGRVIEVQGRLAADGHELQPLLLDETLKAAVQKAKADGYSSVAVALLHSTTNGSHERQLGSWLEAFGFVQIALSHQVSPLPRLVPRGQTTVLEASVGPVLQGYLKQVQEALGPDVPLRVMQSSGVLAAPGALRAKDTILSGPAGGLVGAVRTAALAGFGRIVGFDMGGTSTDVCYCDGPWPRLDQVELEGLPIQAPMLAIHTVAAGGGSQLQFDGVRLRVGPESAGADPGPACYRRGGPLTVTDANLLLGRLQSDQFPAVFGPRGDQPLDGAVVRQQFERLGERLGCSAEAAAEGALELALERMAEAIRRISIQQGHDVREAVLCCFGGAGGQHACALAERLGMQQVLLHPFAGVLSAYGIGLADEGQVLEQSFGRLLDASSLAELEGVTAERISGVPAGAQLQRILQLRLPGRDQCLPVPWPRPCPGAEHLRQHFIAQFQQRYGYLPNGDPLEVVVDRLSLEFSWPGAAVRSQPSSTAAQGAEAGSLSVYLDGAWRTAALWQRSQIAPGQLLQGPALICETTGTNLLPAGWSACCLPGGELLLSCDQDARPSSSAEQVRDPDPVTLELFGHRFMAIAEQMGTRLQQTSVSVNIKERLDFSCALFDGCGRLVANAPHIPVHLGSMGESVLALMRAVEHGDLEPLQPGDAVVSNNPFNGGTHLPDLTVITPLFAPSGGDQPVAFVASRGHHADVGGITPGSMPSSSRSIDEEGLLFDNVPLVRGGRLLEQAWRDRLGQGPWPARNPDQLLVDLQAQLAANDLGVQRLLALMGSAGGERVLTYMGHVQDQAAAAVRQVLSRLSDGEARVQLDAGPEIVVRLLVDRQERRARIDFSGTSPQIEGNLNAPLAITKAVVLYVFRCLVRESIPLNAGCFDPLELVVPPGCLLNPSPPAAVVAGNVETSQAVANALFAAVGVLAASQGTMNNLSFGNANCQYYETVCGGTGAGNGFAGADAVQSHMTNSRLTDPEILEQRLPVRLEQFAIRAGSAGVGRWPGGNGVLRTLTALEPLTASLLCGSRLVPPFGLAGGGDGACGQNSLRRAGAQQMEPLPGSTLVELQPGDQLQMATPGGGAYGAIDS from the coding sequence ATGACCCGCTCAGGCTGGCGTTTTTGGATTGATCGAGGCGGCACCTTCACCGATGTGGTGGCCAGCTCTCCGGTTGGGGCGTTGGAGGTGTTCAAAGTCCTCTCGGAACAACCCGATCAACCCGGTGACCCGGCGGTCCGGGTGATTCGTCAATGCCTTGGCCTGAGCTCTCCGGACCAGGTCATTCCTCCGGGTCTGGTGGCCGAGGTGCGGTTGGGGACCACCGTGGCCACCAATGCCTTTTTGGAGCGCGCCGGCGCCCGCACCCTGTTGCTGATCAACAAGGGCTTCGCTGATTTGCTGGCGATTGGCGATCAGCACCGACCTGATCTCTTTGCCTTGGCCATTCGCCGGCCCCAGCCGCTTCAGGGGCGAGTGATTGAGGTCCAGGGCCGTTTGGCCGCCGACGGCCATGAGCTTCAGCCCCTGCTCTTGGACGAGACGCTCAAGGCTGCCGTTCAGAAGGCGAAGGCTGATGGCTACAGCAGTGTTGCCGTGGCTTTACTGCATAGCACCACCAATGGGAGCCATGAGCGGCAACTTGGCTCCTGGTTGGAGGCCTTCGGCTTTGTGCAGATTGCGCTCTCCCATCAGGTCAGTCCCCTTCCCCGTCTGGTGCCGCGGGGGCAAACCACGGTGCTTGAGGCATCAGTGGGACCGGTCCTGCAGGGCTACCTGAAACAGGTGCAGGAGGCCCTCGGGCCCGATGTGCCGCTGCGGGTGATGCAGTCCAGTGGCGTCTTGGCCGCACCCGGCGCACTGCGCGCTAAGGACACGATCCTTTCGGGGCCAGCCGGTGGCTTGGTGGGGGCCGTGCGCACGGCGGCCCTGGCGGGCTTTGGTCGCATTGTTGGTTTTGACATGGGCGGGACGTCCACCGACGTCTGTTATTGCGATGGCCCGTGGCCCCGCCTCGATCAGGTGGAGCTTGAGGGGTTGCCGATCCAGGCGCCGATGCTGGCGATTCACACCGTGGCCGCAGGCGGTGGTTCCCAGTTGCAGTTCGATGGGGTGCGCTTGCGGGTGGGCCCCGAGTCGGCTGGGGCTGATCCCGGGCCGGCTTGCTATCGCCGCGGCGGGCCCCTGACCGTGACCGACGCGAACCTGTTGCTGGGGCGCCTGCAGAGCGATCAGTTCCCAGCGGTGTTTGGTCCCAGGGGCGATCAACCCTTGGATGGTGCTGTCGTGCGCCAGCAGTTCGAGCGCCTCGGTGAGCGCTTGGGCTGTTCGGCGGAGGCGGCGGCCGAGGGCGCCCTGGAGCTCGCCCTGGAGCGGATGGCGGAGGCGATCCGCCGCATCTCGATCCAGCAGGGCCATGACGTACGCGAGGCGGTGCTCTGCTGCTTTGGCGGGGCTGGCGGTCAACACGCCTGTGCCTTGGCGGAGCGGTTAGGGATGCAGCAGGTGCTCCTGCACCCCTTCGCTGGAGTGCTGTCGGCCTACGGGATTGGCCTGGCCGATGAGGGCCAGGTGTTGGAGCAGTCTTTCGGGCGTCTGCTCGATGCCAGCAGCCTGGCGGAGCTCGAGGGAGTCACGGCCGAGCGGATCAGCGGCGTCCCAGCCGGTGCCCAGCTGCAGCGGATCCTGCAGTTGCGCTTGCCAGGCCGGGATCAGTGCTTACCGGTGCCCTGGCCAAGACCCTGCCCCGGTGCTGAGCATCTGCGGCAGCACTTCATCGCGCAGTTCCAACAGCGCTATGGCTACCTCCCCAACGGCGATCCACTGGAGGTCGTGGTGGATCGCCTCAGCCTCGAGTTCAGCTGGCCCGGAGCAGCTGTCAGGTCTCAGCCCAGCTCCACCGCTGCACAAGGTGCCGAGGCGGGAAGCCTTTCGGTCTATCTCGATGGCGCCTGGAGGACGGCCGCCCTCTGGCAGCGATCCCAGATCGCTCCTGGTCAGCTTCTGCAGGGTCCGGCTTTGATCTGTGAGACCACAGGCACCAACCTTTTGCCTGCTGGCTGGAGTGCCTGCTGCCTGCCTGGTGGGGAACTGCTGTTGAGCTGTGATCAAGATGCCCGCCCCAGCAGCAGCGCCGAGCAGGTGAGGGATCCGGATCCCGTCACCCTGGAGCTGTTTGGCCATCGCTTCATGGCGATTGCCGAGCAGATGGGGACGCGTCTGCAGCAGACCAGCGTCTCGGTGAACATCAAAGAGCGCCTCGATTTCTCCTGCGCCTTGTTCGACGGGTGCGGACGCCTGGTGGCCAATGCCCCGCACATCCCTGTCCATCTCGGGTCGATGGGCGAGAGCGTCTTGGCCTTAATGCGGGCCGTGGAGCACGGGGATCTAGAGCCCCTGCAGCCGGGTGATGCGGTGGTCTCCAATAACCCGTTCAACGGCGGCACCCATCTGCCCGATCTCACGGTGATCACGCCGCTGTTTGCCCCCTCCGGTGGGGATCAACCGGTGGCCTTCGTGGCCTCCCGCGGCCATCACGCGGATGTGGGAGGGATCACACCCGGATCGATGCCATCCAGTAGTCGTTCCATTGATGAGGAGGGTCTGCTCTTCGACAACGTTCCGCTGGTGCGGGGCGGGAGATTGCTGGAGCAGGCCTGGCGTGATCGCCTCGGCCAGGGCCCGTGGCCGGCTCGCAATCCCGATCAGCTCTTGGTGGACCTGCAGGCGCAACTGGCCGCCAACGACCTGGGTGTGCAACGCCTGTTGGCCTTGATGGGTTCAGCGGGAGGGGAGCGGGTCCTGACCTACATGGGCCATGTTCAGGACCAAGCGGCCGCGGCGGTGCGCCAGGTCCTGAGCCGACTCTCCGATGGGGAGGCGCGGGTTCAGCTCGATGCGGGCCCTGAGATCGTGGTGCGCTTGCTGGTGGATCGCCAGGAGCGCAGGGCCCGGATTGATTTCAGCGGGACCTCCCCTCAGATCGAGGGCAATCTCAATGCTCCATTGGCGATCACCAAGGCCGTGGTGCTCTACGTCTTCCGCTGTTTGGTGCGCGAGTCCATTCCGCTCAATGCCGGTTGCTTTGATCCCTTGGAGTTGGTGGTGCCCCCGGGCTGTCTGCTCAACCCCAGCCCGCCAGCGGCCGTGGTGGCAGGGAATGTTGAGACCTCTCAAGCGGTCGCCAATGCCCTTTTCGCAGCGGTGGGTGTCCTGGCGGCTTCCCAGGGAACGATGAATAACCTGAGCTTTGGCAATGCCAACTGCCAGTACTACGAGACGGTTTGCGGCGGAACTGGAGCTGGTAACGGGTTTGCGGGAGCCGATGCGGTGCAGAGCCACATGACCAATTCCCGCTTGACGGATCCGGAAATCCTCGAGCAGCGCTTGCCGGTGCGGCTGGAGCAATTTGCGATTCGTGCTGGTAGTGCCGGAGTGGGCCGCTGGCCTGGCGGCAACGGCGTTCTGCGGACCTTGACAGCCTTGGAGCCCCTCACCGCTTCGCTGTTGTGCGGCAGTCGTCTGGTCCCTCCCTTTGGTTTGGCCGGGGGGGGAGATGGGGCTTGCGGTCAAAACAGCCTGCGGCGGGCGGGTGCCCAGCAGATGGAACCCCTGCCCGGCTCCACGCTGGTGGAGTTGCAGCCTGGTGATCAATTGCAGATGGCGACCCCCGGTGGTGGGGCCTACGGAGCGATCGACTCATGA